From the genome of Lutzomyia longipalpis isolate SR_M1_2022 chromosome 2, ASM2433408v1, one region includes:
- the LOC129789364 gene encoding G2/mitotic-specific cyclin-B3 produces MASKQGVRVTRSKTGSSIVDHNVIQTRNKRKADPSPLKNDKVKRSALGNLTNATVEQATETKLVSMILPVKKAIKCAVHGKKKTAKPKENTTKIKTEASQFVPLPDKKLVENTDILENLPSLTRPMTRAAAARNAIVHEATAVKPKDPFEAAKAPIRRISNEFEKTGESVYMSALDETPSSTRWSISTNQSDTKSRSSVTSWDDDGGKLRPPTPAKVIRDPVPDTIDDFDKENILDPFQLSEYAPDIFEYLKEREKLFPIEPYMDRQPSLSTWMRALLVDWMVEVQESFELNHETLYLAVKLVDMYLSKVVVSKEKLQLLGATAMLISCKFDERVPPLIDDFLYVCDGAYNSRELIAIERDIFKTIGFDLGIPLSYRFLRRYARCAKIEMPVLTLARYILELSLMDYDTIVLSDSKMAAAALYIALKMTGTRDWDETLEYYSGYKARDFMRIAVILNNGLHKKFKEPLSTIRKKYSHKIFHEVSKKPLIKSIQLCGAHMTLKEFMDCT; encoded by the exons ATGGCCTCAAAGCAGGGAGTGCGAGTGACTAGATCCAAGACCGGCAGCTCTATCGTTGATCATAATGTCATCCAGACGCGAAATAAGCGAAAGGCTGATCCGAGTCCACTCAAGAATGACAAAGTTAAAAGATCAGCTCTTGGAAATCTCACCAATGCCACTGTGGAGCAAGCGACGGAGACTAAACTTGTTTCTATGATCCTGCCAGTGAAAAAAGCCATCAAATGCGCCGTCCATGGAAAAAAGAAGACGGCCAAGCCGAAGGAAAACACCACGAAAATCAAG ACTGAAGCATCGCAATTTGTACCACTGCCAGATAAAAAGTTAGTCGAGAATACGGATATTCTTGAGAATTTACCATCATTGACGCGCCCCATGACAAGAGCCGCAGCTGCTCGGAATGCGATTGTGCACGAAGCTACGGCTGTGAAGCCAAAAGACCCATTCGAGGCGGCAAAAGCCCCCATAAGGCGGATCTctaatgaatttgaaaagacTGGCGAGAGTGTCTACATGTCGGCTCTCGATGAGACACCCAGTTCTACGCGGTGGTCCATCAGTACGAATCAAAGTGACACCAAGAGTCGTTCAAGTGTCACTAGCTGGGATGATGACGGGGGAAAGTTACGGCCACCAACTCCGGCAAAGGTGATTCGAGATCCTGTGCCTGACACAATTGATGATTTTGACAAGGAGAACATTCTGGATCCCTTCCAATTGTCCGAATATGCCCCGGACATTTTTGAGTATCTCAAGGAGCGAGAGAAGCTCTTTCCCATTGAGCCCTACATGGATAGGCAACCGTCACTCTCGACGTGGATGCGAGCGCTCCTGGTGGACTGGATGGTAGAAGTGCAGGAGTCTTTTGAATTGAATCATGAGACTCTCTATCTTGCTGTCAAACTTGTGGATATGTACTTGTCGAAGGTTGTGGTGTCCAAAGAAAAGCTCCAACTCTTAGGTGCCACGGCAATGCTGATCTCATGCAAGTTCGATGAGCGCGTACCACCACTCATTGATGACTTCCTCTACGTTTGCGATGGGGCGTACAACAGCCGGGAGCTCATTGCCATAGAAAGAGATATTTTCAAGACAATCGGCTTCGATTTAGGAATACCACTCTCCTATAGATTCCTCCGACGATATGCTagg tgcgCCAAGATCGAGATGCCTGTTTTAACGTTAGCACGTTACATTTTGGAACTCTCTCTAATGGACTACGATACCATTGTTCTTAGTGATTCAAAAATGGCAGCTGCCGCTCTTTATATCGCTCTAAAGATGACTGGAACAAGGGATTGGGATGAAACTCTTGAATATTATTCTG gcTACAAAGCCAGGGATTTTATGCGTATAGCTGTTATTCTCAATAATGgtcttcacaaaaaattcaaggagCCCTTATCAACGATAAGAAAGAAATACTCACACAAGATCTTCCATGAGGTATCCAAGAAGCCACTGATTAAGAGCATTCAACTTTGTGGTGCCCACATGACGCTTAAGGAATTCATGGACTGCACATAA
- the LOC129789342 gene encoding ankyrin repeat and LEM domain-containing protein 1 produces MASGISTECNSLLKKCQYLALCLIDALEDENYSCLEILLKTHQANPNVIVESKDYAPVHLVCGLENKDFAYRAAQLIFEEFNGDPNLRGFDIRVTPMHIAACKGYTEIFELMLKRGGDIEVEDVDGVTPLIYAVQEKQYDVVMVANIFLLEQKKERKRREIEEKRFLSPHVHNRITKTPQGVPTNTDPSSPYYIYITHRRKMPNDSKLFSPRSDATKQENENKENTFLTPVTPKKVNLFELTQSNLEEYSKLFTRNSNKQSLIESWREKVIYSSSRGSLTRNIKEMERIITGFDETTDASLNSSAFFTANPNNTSVDDSKLIRRSPRNSAESGMQLMEAYKHQDEENHIQFYEFKFHPIQGTLPKSRNADENVNTSLSTILQIPTEYETDVLRADLTAFGDPPGPITKTTKKLYLKKLMEYKQQPQLAESAQMKKTKLPNFSVELLNSLTMKEFNIHLTQYLKWEQEMAQHFRESTKKWREGNLKKSFIYFLIDPRISRNLPAMISSMAIEEVWLRFLQSIFYVGKGKSSRPYAHLYDAIKQFEVFYLKQSEQRDGVLNKKFNRIMDIWDCEKGVVCLHVFHNIIPVEAYTREAAIIDCLGLQHLTNLKRGEYYGITTGWSMRKKKQMAIGLLFKALQVYLAEGESQLSPRDLL; encoded by the exons ATGGCCTCAGGTATTTCTACAGAGTGCAACAGCCTACTGAAAAAATGTCAATACCTTGCGCTATGTCTCATTGATGCACTGGAAGATGAGAATTACAg TTGTTTGGAGATCCTGTTGAAGACTCATCAAGCAAATCCCAACGTCATTGTCGAGTCAAAGGATTACGCACCAGTCCATTTGGTTTGCGGATTAGAAAACAAAGATTTTGCCTATCGGGCTGctcaattaatatttgaagaatttaacgGTGATCCAAACTTGAGGGGATTTGATATCAGAGTCACTCCGATGCACATTGCAGCCTGTAAGGGATACacagaaatctttgaattgaTGCTCAAACGAGGAGGTGACATTGAGGTGGAGGATGTGGATGGCGTGACACCATTAATTTATGCCGTGCAGGAAAAACAATACGATGTCGTAATGGTGGCCAACATCTTCTTACTGGAACAGAAGAAGGAACGGAAGCGTAGGGAGATTGAGGAAAAGCGATTTCTCTCGCCACATGTCCACAATCGCATCACTAAGACCCCACAGGGAGTACCAACGAATACAGACCCATCAAGTCCCTACTACATCTACATTACCCATCGCCGGAAGATGCCCAATGATTCTAAACTTTTCTCACCACGGTCAGATGCTACAAAGCAAGAGAATGAGAACAAGGAGAATACATTTCTTACTCCTGTAACACCAAAGAAAGTCAACCTCTTTGAATTGACACAATCGAATCTTGAGGAATATTCCAAGCTATTTACGAGGAACTCAAACAAGCAATCCCTTATTGAGTCTTGGCGTGAAAAGGTGATATACTCTAGTAGCCGAGGATCCCTCACGCGAAATATTAAAGAGATGGAGAGAATTATCACGGGTTTTGATGAAACCACCGATGCATCTTTAAACTCCTCTGCCTTTTTCACTGCCAACCCCAACAATACTTCTGTTGACGATTCCAAACTCATCCGACGTTCCCCACGAAATTCTGCAGAGTCCGGAATGCAGCTTATGGAGGCATATAAGCATCAAGATGAAGAGAATCACATTCAGTtctatgaatttaaatttcatccaaTTCAAGGAACTTTACCAAAATCAAGGAATGCGGATGAGAACGTCAACACAAGCCTCTCTACCATCCTACAAATTCCCACTGAGTACGAGACAGATGTTCTACGGGCAGACCTTACGGCATTCGGTGATCCCCCTGGTCCAATAACGAAAACCACCAAGAAGCTCTACTTGAAGAAACTAATGGAGTATAAGCAGCAGCCTCAGTTAGCAGAATCCGCGCAAATGAAAAAGACCAAATTACCTA atttttcagtTGAACTCTTGAACAGCCTCACAATGAAGGAGTTCAACATCCACCTAACACAGTACTTAAAGTGGGAACAAGAGATGGCACAACATTTTCGCGAATCAACAAAGAAATGGCGCGAAGGAAACTTAAAAAAGAGCTTCATTTACTTCCTCATCGATCCACGCATTTCGCGTAATCTTCCCGCCATGATTTCTTCCATGGCAATCGAAGAAGTCTGGTTGCGTTTTCTGCAGTCTATCTTTTACGTGGGGAAAGGCAAAAGCAGTCGTCCCTATGCTCATCTATACGATGCCATTAAACAATTCGAGGTGTTCTACTTAAAGCAGAGTGAACAGCGGGATGGCGTCCTTAACAAGAAGTTCAATCGAATAATGGACATTTGGGATTGTGAAAAGGGCGTTGTGTGCCTCCATGTGTTCCACAACATCATCCCCGTGGAGGCATATACACGAGAAGCTGCCATTATTGATTGCCTTGGCTTGCAACATTTAACAAATCTAAAGCGCGGAGAATATTATGGCATTACAACGGGATGGTCAATgaggaagaagaagcaaaTGGCAATTGGGTTGCTTTTCAAGGCACTACAAGTCTATTTGGCCGAAGGGGAAAGTCAGCTAAGCCCTCGAGATCTTCTTTAA